Below is a genomic region from Bradyrhizobium sp. 1(2017).
CCGGCCAGCGGCGTGTCGTTGCCGGCCAGGCGCAGCAGTTCGCCGGCGAGCTTCATGCTCGCCGCATTGATCGCCGCACCAAGCGATGCGGTTTGCGACGAACCGCCAGCAAAGCTGCCGAACGGCAGGCTGGTGTCGCCGATACGAACGGTGACGCTGTCAAGCGGCAGGCCGAGGCGATCGGCGGCGTGCTGCCGCTGCACGGTTGCCGTGCCCATGCCCATCTCGTGCGCAGCACTCGCCACGGTCGCGCGTCCATCGCCGTCGATCGTGATGCGGGCCGACATGCCCGGCATCCGCGCGTAGGGAAACGAGCCCGACGCGCATCCCATGCCAACCAGCCACTCGCCTGTTCTGCGCGAACGCGGCTTTGGCGGACGCCGCTCCCAGCCGAAGCGTTTTGCGCCGAGATCGTAGGCCAGCATCAGATCACTCTGCGAATGCGGCGCACCGCTGACCGGATCGGAGTCGCCGATATTGCGGCGCCTCAGCTCGATCGGGTCGATCTGCAGTTCATGCGCCAGCTCGTCCATCGCACTTTCGACCGCGAAAGTTCCTGGCGCCTCGCCCGGCGCGCGCATGAACGTGTTGGCGAGCACGTCGAGGTCGATGGCATGCTGCACGATGTCGAAGCTTCCAGCCGCGTAGAGCGACCGGCTGGTGAGCGTGAACGCCTCGTCGGTCACACCGTGCGCGGGCTTGACCGAATAGCCGTGATGAAGAAGCGCCAGCAGCCGGCCGTCGCGGTCGGCCGCGAGCGCCACGCGCTGCTCGGTCTGCGAACGGCCGCCGACAAGACGCTGCATGCTGGCCCGCGACAGCACCAGCCGGACCGGCCGCTGCGCGAGTTTGGCCGCCGCGGCGCCGAGGATTTGATGATCCCACAGTCCCTTGCCGCCAAAGCCGCCGCCGACGAAAGGCGAACTGACGAAGACCTGCGTCTCTTTGATGCCGAACACCTTTGCCAGCGAACCGGCCGTGCCGTTCAACATCTGCGTGGCGTCATGCACGATCAGCCGGTCACCGTCCCAGCGGATGGTTGTAGCATGGGGTTCGATGGGGCTGTGACTGTGCCAGGGCGTGCGATAGACGGCGTCTGTAACAGCGGCTGCCGTCCTGAATGCGGTTTCCGCATCGCCCTTCTTCAGCCGGTTACGCTCGATCATCAGCGAGTCCGGCGTGCGGGCATTCGCCTTGCCGGCCTTGAAGTCCGTCCGCGCGGCGACCGGCGCGTAGCGGACGACGACCAGCGACGCGGCGAAGTTCGCCTGTTCCTGCGTCTCCGCGAGCACGACGGCCACCGTCTGGCCGTTCCAGCGGATCTCCGCGTCCTGCATCACCGGCAGGATGTTGTTGCCGGCGGCTTTCAGATTTGTCAGGCCGATCGGCGGCGGCAGCGCCAATTTCGGGGCGTTGCGGTGGGTCATCACCAGCGCGACGCCGTCCGCCGCCTCGGCGGCAGCGACATCGAGTTCGGCAATGCGCCCGCGCGCAATCGTGGAGTGGACGAAAGCCGCATAGAGCAGCCCTTCCATGGGAACTTCCGCCGCGAAGCGTGCGGCGCCCTTCACCTTGTCGGGGCCGTCGATGCGGGACTGCTGCGTTCCGAGGTTGACTCGCTTGTCGATCAGCGGATCTGGCGTGCCGCCCGGCAACCAGCTGCCGGGAACGTAGCCCATCGCGGCGCGGACGCCGCCGACGATCGCATTCTGCAGCTTGCTCATGCGTCCTCTCCCGTGAGTTGGGCGAGCACGGCCACGATGGTCCGCTTCGCGAGTTCGACCTTGAAGGCATTGCCGTCAAGTGTGGTGGCCGCCGCCAGTTCGGCATCGGCCGATGCACGAAAGCGCTCCGGCGTCGGCGTCTCACCCAGCAGCATCTTCTCGGCCTGCCGCGCGCGCCATGGCTTGGCGGCCACGCCGCCGAGCGCGATCCGGACATCCCGGATCTTTCTGTCGACCACATTTAGACCGGCTGCGACGGATATCAGCGCGAATGCGTAGCTCGAACGATCGCGGACCTTGCGATAGGTCGAGCGCGCGGCCGTCGGGTCTGGCGGGAGCTCGATTGCGGTGATCAGTTCGCCGGGATGCAGGACGGTCTCGATCTGCGGCGTCTCGCCCGGCAAGCGGTGGAAATCAGTCAGAGGCACGCTGCGCTCGCCTCCGTGGCCGGCGAGACGAACCGTCGCATCGAGCGCCGCAAGCGCGACGCACATGTCCGACGGATGGGTCGCGACACAGTGCGGCGATGCGCCGAGGATCGCGTGATAGCGGTTGAAGCCGCCGATGGCGTCGCAGCCGGCATGCTGCTCGCGCTTGTTACAGTGCGAGCCCGCCGCGTCGTAGAAATAGGCGCACCGCGTGCGCTGAAGGATGTTGCCCCCGACCGTCGCCATGTTGCGGATCTGCGCCGAGGCTCCGGCCAGCAGCGCACGCGACAGCATCGGATAGCGCGCACGCACGGCGGGATGCGCCGCCAGCGTGCTGTTGCGCACCGCCGCGCCGATCTTGAGACCTCCGCCCGGCAGATCGATGATCTCGGCCGGCAGGCGCG
It encodes:
- a CDS encoding xanthine dehydrogenase family protein molybdopterin-binding subunit, which gives rise to MGYVPGSWLPGGTPDPLIDKRVNLGTQQSRIDGPDKVKGAARFAAEVPMEGLLYAAFVHSTIARGRIAELDVAAAEAADGVALVMTHRNAPKLALPPPIGLTNLKAAGNNILPVMQDAEIRWNGQTVAVVLAETQEQANFAASLVVVRYAPVAARTDFKAGKANARTPDSLMIERNRLKKGDAETAFRTAAAVTDAVYRTPWHSHSPIEPHATTIRWDGDRLIVHDATQMLNGTAGSLAKVFGIKETQVFVSSPFVGGGFGGKGLWDHQILGAAAAKLAQRPVRLVLSRASMQRLVGGRSQTEQRVALAADRDGRLLALLHHGYSVKPAHGVTDEAFTLTSRSLYAAGSFDIVQHAIDLDVLANTFMRAPGEAPGTFAVESAMDELAHELQIDPIELRRRNIGDSDPVSGAPHSQSDLMLAYDLGAKRFGWERRPPKPRSRRTGEWLVGMGCASGSFPYARMPGMSARITIDGDGRATVASAAHEMGMGTATVQRQHAADRLGLPLDSVTVRIGDTSLPFGSFAGGSSQTASLGAAINAASMKLAGELLRLAGNDTPLAGLRANEIEFADGGLRKIGDPLRHESFASILKRAARNEISVVGESSAPLEVLKFSMHSRSAIFCELRVSEVTGEVRVDRLVGSFDCGRILNPKTAASQFRGGMIMGLGMALTEETLLDERSGRIISASIADYHIPAHLDVPDIDVLWTDIPDPRTPMGARGIGEIGIAGVAAAIANAAFNATGKRIRDLPLTPDKLLLA
- a CDS encoding FAD binding domain-containing protein; protein product: MRTFAYQRVADQASALSAAAAGPVRYLGGGTNLVDLMRQNIEAPQALVDVSRLPAEIIDLPGGGLKIGAAVRNSTLAAHPAVRARYPMLSRALLAGASAQIRNMATVGGNILQRTRCAYFYDAAGSHCNKREQHAGCDAIGGFNRYHAILGASPHCVATHPSDMCVALAALDATVRLAGHGGERSVPLTDFHRLPGETPQIETVLHPGELITAIELPPDPTAARSTYRKVRDRSSYAFALISVAAGLNVVDRKIRDVRIALGGVAAKPWRARQAEKMLLGETPTPERFRASADAELAAATTLDGNAFKVELAKRTIVAVLAQLTGEDA